In Marinicauda algicola, one DNA window encodes the following:
- a CDS encoding sensor histidine kinase → MPRPDLPNCGNGLRDAAFEAAPHGYLLLDLDFVIVDVNERYLELTRTSRDRIVGTGLFEAFPDNPNDSAADGVRNLRRSLEAVRKTGRPHAMAVQKYDIPVPGDDGEGFEERYWKPVNAPVIRDGKLVALLHHVEDVTSEVLQKRDQAIRLRSAQKLQGLAFWEYDPRTETAYVSRAFSVMQGLPEREGTLSADECFAPIPADDLKTLRTAFKAAEKKADHTPVSFTHRVVQQDGSVRWLSSQGELARDHRDALPRFLLVSMDITPTKRREEKLAQAVDERDRLLAEKEMLLAEVNHRIKNSLQLVSSILNIDARRAGDEAAREQLKRAAARVGAVTSVHEMLYRSNEVASVQFGSYLRELCEMLAAGDVAAARARILCDPAQVRLSADKAIPLALLTNELVSNSLKYGLSETGESLVEVRTFLDGDELLLEVADNGPGKAVDAPPGLGTRIIEGLVEQLGATMTTKDRGPGYSVIIRTPHEDE, encoded by the coding sequence ATGCCCCGCCCCGACTTGCCGAACTGCGGTAACGGTCTTCGCGATGCGGCTTTCGAAGCCGCCCCGCATGGCTATCTGCTCCTCGACCTGGACTTCGTCATCGTCGATGTGAACGAGCGCTATCTTGAACTCACGCGAACCAGTCGGGACAGGATCGTCGGGACGGGTCTGTTCGAGGCCTTTCCCGACAATCCGAATGACAGTGCCGCCGACGGTGTGCGCAATCTGCGCCGCTCCCTCGAAGCCGTGCGCAAGACCGGCCGGCCACACGCAATGGCCGTTCAGAAATACGATATTCCGGTGCCGGGCGATGATGGCGAAGGGTTCGAGGAACGCTACTGGAAACCGGTCAACGCCCCGGTCATCCGGGACGGCAAGCTCGTCGCCCTGCTCCATCATGTCGAAGACGTCACGTCCGAGGTATTGCAGAAGCGGGACCAGGCGATCCGCCTGCGCTCGGCCCAGAAACTCCAGGGCCTCGCGTTCTGGGAATACGATCCGCGCACCGAGACGGCATACGTCTCCCGCGCCTTTTCCGTGATGCAGGGTTTGCCGGAGCGGGAGGGGACGCTCAGTGCGGACGAGTGCTTCGCACCGATCCCCGCCGACGACCTGAAAACCTTACGAACGGCATTCAAGGCGGCCGAGAAGAAGGCCGATCACACGCCCGTTTCCTTCACCCATCGCGTGGTGCAGCAAGACGGCAGCGTGCGATGGCTCTCCTCCCAGGGGGAGCTGGCGCGCGACCATCGCGATGCGCTGCCCCGCTTCCTCCTCGTGAGCATGGACATCACGCCGACCAAACGCCGCGAGGAGAAACTGGCGCAGGCTGTCGACGAACGTGACCGCCTGCTGGCCGAGAAGGAGATGCTTCTTGCCGAGGTCAATCACCGCATCAAGAACTCCCTTCAACTCGTTTCCAGCATCCTCAACATCGATGCGCGCCGGGCAGGTGACGAGGCCGCGCGCGAACAGCTGAAACGGGCAGCCGCGCGGGTCGGCGCCGTCACCTCCGTTCACGAAATGCTCTACCGCTCGAACGAGGTCGCGAGCGTGCAGTTCGGCAGCTATCTCCGCGAGCTGTGCGAGATGCTCGCAGCGGGTGACGTCGCCGCGGCGCGCGCCAGGATCCTGTGCGACCCGGCGCAAGTGCGCCTGTCCGCGGACAAGGCGATACCCCTGGCGCTGCTGACGAACGAGCTGGTGTCCAACTCCCTGAAATACGGCCTGAGCGAAACCGGCGAGAGCCTCGTCGAGGTGAGAACGTTTCTGGATGGAGACGAGCTGCTGCTCGAAGTCGCCGACAACGGCCCGGGAAAGGCCGTCGATGCACCGCCTGGCCTGGGAACGCGCATAATCGAAGGCCTCGTCGAGCAGCTCGGAGCGACGATGACCACGAAGGACAGGGGGCCTGGATATTCGGTGATCATTCGTACGCCCCATGAAGACGAATGA